The following proteins are encoded in a genomic region of Methylobacterium tardum:
- a CDS encoding ATPase domain-containing protein: protein MTEDDAAPVSTGLVGLDHILDGGYAARRSHLIEGRPGSGKTTLAMQFLLEGAKRGEGCLYITLSESRRELLNVAERHGWSLDGIEICELVAPELSLDPNLQQTLVHTSDLELGETVRMAIAEIERAKPDRVVFDSLSEIRLLSQGSLRYRRQVHALRSFLLIQNITALLLDDLAAEEDDLNLHSLSHAVIRLEQLAPLYGGERRRLRVIKMRGTPFRGGYHDYIIRRGGLTVFPRLVAAEHLGTFPDAQCGTGSAELDQLLGGGLDRGTSTMLIGPSGVGKSTVALTSVTAAIARGEKALMLSFDETTSVLRKRASGLSMPIDDAVASGALQVEQIDPAEVSPGELADIVQNAVEHRGVTLVVIDSLTGYHNAMPEENYLLLQMHELLTYLNQQGVITLLVLAQHGMIGAMSTSVDLTYLSDTILLFRAFEAEGRLRRAISVVKKRTGSHEDTIRELRIDSQGIRVGEPLSAFRGVMTGVPTFEGERSSLLRTRGA from the coding sequence GTGACCGAAGACGATGCAGCGCCGGTCTCCACGGGACTGGTCGGTCTCGACCATATCCTGGACGGCGGCTACGCGGCGCGCCGTTCGCATCTCATCGAGGGACGGCCCGGGTCCGGCAAGACCACGCTGGCAATGCAGTTCCTGCTCGAGGGCGCGAAGCGCGGCGAGGGCTGCCTCTACATCACCCTCTCGGAGAGCCGGCGCGAGCTTCTGAACGTCGCGGAGCGTCACGGCTGGTCGCTCGACGGCATCGAGATCTGCGAACTCGTCGCGCCGGAACTCAGCCTGGATCCGAACCTGCAGCAGACCCTCGTCCATACCTCCGACCTCGAGCTCGGCGAGACGGTTCGCATGGCCATCGCCGAGATCGAGCGCGCCAAGCCCGACCGCGTCGTGTTCGACAGCCTGTCCGAGATCCGGCTGCTCTCGCAAGGCTCGTTGCGCTACCGCCGGCAGGTTCACGCCCTGCGAAGCTTCCTGCTCATCCAGAACATCACGGCGCTTCTTCTGGACGATCTGGCCGCCGAAGAAGACGACCTGAACCTGCACAGCCTGAGTCACGCCGTGATCCGGCTGGAACAGCTCGCGCCGCTGTACGGCGGTGAGCGGCGGCGGCTGCGCGTGATCAAGATGCGCGGCACGCCGTTCCGGGGCGGGTACCACGATTACATCATCCGGCGCGGCGGCTTGACCGTGTTCCCGCGGCTCGTGGCCGCCGAGCATCTCGGCACGTTTCCGGACGCCCAGTGCGGCACGGGAAGCGCCGAACTCGACCAGCTGCTCGGGGGCGGTCTCGACCGGGGGACCAGCACGATGCTGATCGGGCCCTCCGGCGTCGGCAAGTCCACGGTGGCCCTCACCAGCGTCACCGCGGCGATCGCCCGCGGCGAGAAGGCGCTGATGCTCAGCTTCGACGAGACGACGAGCGTGCTGCGGAAGCGGGCGAGCGGCCTGTCGATGCCGATCGACGACGCGGTCGCATCGGGCGCGCTCCAGGTCGAGCAGATCGATCCCGCCGAGGTATCGCCGGGCGAGCTGGCCGACATCGTGCAGAACGCGGTCGAGCACCGAGGAGTCACCCTGGTGGTGATCGACTCCCTGACGGGCTATCACAACGCCATGCCGGAGGAGAATTACCTGCTCCTGCAGATGCATGAGCTGCTGACCTACCTGAATCAGCAGGGCGTCATCACGCTCCTGGTCCTGGCGCAGCACGGCATGATCGGGGCCATGAGCACGAGCGTCGACCTGACCTATCTCAGCGACACGATCCTGCTCTTTCGCGCGTTCGAGGCCGAGGGGCGTCTGCGCCGTGCGATCTCCGTGGTGAAGAAGCGGACCGGCAGCCACGAGGATACGATCCGCGAGTTGCGGATCGACTCGCAAGGGATCCGCGTTGGCGAGCCGCTGAGCGCGTTCCGAGGAGTCATGACCGGGGTCCCGACCTTCGAAGGTGAGCGGTCGTCACTTCTCCGCACCCGCGGCGCCTGA
- a CDS encoding HPP family protein produces the protein MSETVRPEHRSGKTAGFQLFRPILAGATLRERLIACLGALAGITLTGLICGLFFGQGPHIPLIVAPMGASAVLLFAVPASPLAQPWSIIGGNTISAFMGVLAAHFIPNPVMAIGVGVSLAIAAMSLTRCLHPPGGAAALTALIGGPAVTSAGFLFPLFPVCLNSVILVALGIAFHKISRRNYPHVPVPAAVNTHGTADLPPPLRVGFTSDDVDAALVELHETLDIDRSDLDRLLRQVEHHALVRTQGDLTCREVMSRDVVTIGMDASAERARELLIAHNIRTLPVVDGAGRLAGTLGLRELTLHGEVGLAQVMSEARTARPDAPIVALASSLTDGRTHAVVVVDEDRRVLGIITQTDLLATLTRLISAKAFTARESVPA, from the coding sequence ATGTCGGAGACGGTCCGTCCGGAACATCGATCCGGGAAGACAGCGGGGTTCCAGCTGTTCCGACCGATCCTGGCGGGCGCGACCCTCCGTGAGCGCCTCATCGCCTGTCTCGGCGCGCTCGCGGGCATCACGCTCACGGGCCTGATCTGCGGCCTGTTCTTCGGCCAGGGACCGCACATCCCGCTCATCGTGGCGCCGATGGGCGCCTCGGCCGTGCTCCTGTTTGCCGTGCCGGCCAGCCCCCTTGCCCAGCCTTGGTCGATCATCGGCGGCAACACGATCTCCGCCTTCATGGGCGTGCTCGCGGCCCACTTCATCCCCAATCCGGTCATGGCCATCGGCGTCGGGGTCTCGCTGGCCATCGCGGCAATGTCGCTCACCCGCTGCCTTCACCCGCCCGGCGGTGCTGCCGCCCTGACGGCGCTGATCGGCGGCCCGGCGGTCACCTCCGCGGGCTTCCTGTTCCCCCTGTTCCCGGTCTGCCTCAACTCGGTCATCCTGGTTGCGCTCGGCATCGCGTTCCACAAGATCTCGCGCCGCAATTACCCGCACGTCCCGGTGCCGGCGGCGGTCAACACGCACGGAACGGCGGATCTGCCGCCGCCGCTCAGGGTCGGCTTCACGTCGGACGATGTGGACGCGGCCCTGGTCGAGCTGCACGAGACCCTGGATATCGACCGCTCCGACCTCGACCGGCTTCTGCGCCAAGTCGAACACCACGCCCTGGTGCGGACCCAAGGCGACCTCACCTGTCGTGAGGTGATGTCGCGCGACGTGGTCACCATCGGGATGGACGCAAGCGCGGAGCGCGCACGGGAACTGCTGATCGCGCACAACATCCGGACGCTGCCCGTGGTGGACGGCGCGGGCCGGCTCGCGGGCACGCTCGGCCTGCGCGAGCTGACGCTGCATGGGGAAGTCGGCCTCGCGCAGGTGATGTCCGAGGCGCGGACGGCGCGGCCGGACGCGCCGATCGTCGCGTTGGCCTCCTCCCTGACCGACGGGCGCACCCATGCGGTGGTCGTCGTGGACGAGGATCGGCGCGTCCTCGGGATCATCACCCAGACCGATCTGCTCGCGACCCTGACGCGTCTGATCTCGGCCAAGGCCTTCACGGCGCGCGAGTCGGTCCCCGCTTAG
- a CDS encoding phospholipase A2 family protein — translation MRPSILALLGLMLVACPHSALAQGVSDVPATSVEADEPRPGPPPPLPELSDPNGRAGEALNEPGERSRIPKALRSSGSKAGGPANDLNPGGRDEAPAPPKGDLGRVVAGQELFHGNYCGKGQRGEGLPPTDALDAACMRHDACYEAAGYHSCACDASLRREASAVADGTGAPLEVRRRALSVVEATAVMECRAP, via the coding sequence TTGAGACCATCCATCCTCGCACTGCTCGGGCTCATGCTCGTGGCCTGCCCGCATTCAGCCCTGGCCCAGGGCGTCAGCGACGTGCCCGCCACGTCGGTCGAGGCCGACGAGCCGCGCCCCGGTCCGCCCCCGCCGCTGCCGGAGCTCTCGGATCCGAACGGGCGGGCCGGCGAGGCCCTGAACGAGCCCGGCGAGCGCTCCCGGATCCCGAAGGCGCTGCGCTCCTCCGGCTCCAAGGCCGGCGGCCCGGCCAACGATCTGAACCCGGGCGGACGGGACGAGGCGCCGGCACCGCCGAAAGGTGACCTCGGCCGCGTCGTCGCCGGCCAGGAGTTGTTCCACGGCAATTACTGCGGCAAGGGCCAGCGTGGCGAGGGGCTTCCTCCGACGGACGCCCTCGATGCCGCCTGCATGCGCCACGACGCCTGCTACGAAGCGGCCGGGTACCATTCCTGCGCGTGCGACGCGTCGCTCAGGCGCGAGGCGTCCGCCGTGGCGGACGGGACGGGCGCCCCCTTGGAGGTCCGGCGCAGGGCCCTCAGCGTCGTGGAGGCGACCGCCGTCATGGAATGCCGCGCCCCCTAG
- a CDS encoding M20/M25/M40 family metallo-hydrolase: protein MASRPVDGGAARGHRGSPGVSFEVLRAYEPTFTMRHDPVVESFSRATTQVLGVEPVANMRVGASDARLCRRAGIPTVICGLTPNNMSAHDEYVQVEELMALGEIFTRGALDYLTSER from the coding sequence ATTGCCTCTCGGCCTGTCGACGGCGGAGCTGCACGCGGCCATCGCGGATCGCCCGGCGTCAGCTTCGAGGTGCTGCGCGCGTACGAGCCGACCTTCACAATGCGCCACGATCCGGTGGTCGAGTCGTTCTCGCGCGCCACGACGCAGGTCCTGGGCGTCGAACCGGTCGCGAACATGCGCGTCGGCGCCTCCGACGCGCGTCTGTGCCGGCGCGCGGGCATCCCGACCGTGATCTGCGGACTCACTCCCAACAACATGAGCGCGCATGACGAGTACGTGCAGGTCGAGGAGTTGATGGCGCTGGGTGAGATCTTCACCCGCGGCGCGCTCGATTATCTGACATCGGAGCGCTAG
- a CDS encoding L-serine ammonia-lyase: MFLSIFDIFKIGVGPSSSHTMGPMLASARFLDALRERWARAPDAPAPLRIEAVLRGSLAFTGKGHATDRAVVLGLLGLRPDTLDPDEAVRREAALRANAWIDVAGLPRIRFDAETGIVFDYGPPLPGHANGMILRAFDAEGAPYFTETYYSIGGGFVLTAEELSGGDIKAVDASVLRPYPFGSAAEMLVMGAASRRSIAAMKRANETVGRGDAELDAGLDRIWAVMDACIDRGLATEGTLPGGLNVRRRARRIHQALLSERGSNSVQPHVANDWLSVYAMAINEENAGGGRVVTAPTNGAAGVVPAVIRYYRDHCIGANHAGVRDFLLTAAAIGGLIKTNASISGAEVGCQGEVGSAAAMAAAGFCAALGGTNEQVENAAEIALEHHLGLTCDPIRGLVQVPCIERNGLGAIKAVAAASLALRGDGSHIMPLDNCIEAMKQTGRDMSVRYKETSTGGLAVNLPEC, translated from the coding sequence ATGTTCCTGAGCATCTTCGACATCTTCAAGATCGGCGTCGGACCGTCCAGCTCGCACACCATGGGACCGATGCTCGCCTCCGCGCGCTTCCTCGACGCGCTCCGCGAGCGCTGGGCCCGCGCACCTGACGCGCCTGCGCCGCTGCGGATCGAGGCTGTCCTGCGCGGAAGTCTCGCCTTCACTGGAAAGGGGCATGCCACCGACCGGGCGGTGGTTCTCGGCCTGCTCGGGCTTCGTCCCGACACGCTCGATCCGGACGAGGCCGTGCGCCGCGAGGCCGCGTTGCGCGCGAACGCGTGGATCGACGTCGCGGGCCTTCCGCGGATCCGCTTCGATGCCGAGACCGGGATCGTGTTCGACTACGGGCCGCCGTTGCCGGGCCACGCCAACGGGATGATCCTCCGCGCCTTCGACGCCGAGGGCGCGCCGTACTTCACGGAAACCTACTACTCGATCGGCGGCGGCTTCGTCCTGACCGCGGAGGAACTGTCCGGCGGCGACATCAAGGCGGTCGATGCCTCGGTGCTGCGCCCCTATCCGTTCGGGAGCGCCGCCGAGATGCTCGTGATGGGCGCGGCGTCGCGGCGCAGCATCGCGGCCATGAAGCGGGCCAACGAGACGGTCGGCCGCGGGGACGCGGAGCTCGATGCCGGCCTTGATCGGATCTGGGCGGTCATGGATGCGTGCATCGATCGCGGTCTCGCCACCGAGGGTACGCTGCCGGGCGGCCTGAACGTCCGCCGCCGGGCCCGCCGCATCCATCAGGCGCTGCTCTCCGAGCGGGGCAGCAACAGCGTCCAGCCGCACGTCGCGAACGATTGGCTGTCCGTCTATGCGATGGCGATCAACGAGGAGAATGCCGGCGGCGGGCGCGTCGTCACCGCACCGACGAACGGGGCGGCCGGCGTCGTCCCGGCGGTCATCCGATACTATCGCGACCATTGCATCGGCGCGAACCACGCCGGTGTTCGCGATTTCCTGCTGACGGCCGCGGCGATCGGCGGCCTGATCAAGACCAATGCCTCGATCTCCGGCGCCGAGGTCGGGTGTCAGGGCGAGGTCGGGTCGGCCGCCGCGATGGCGGCCGCCGGATTCTGCGCCGCGCTCGGCGGCACCAACGAGCAGGTCGAGAACGCCGCCGAGATCGCGCTCGAGCACCATCTCGGCCTCACCTGCGACCCGATCCGCGGATTGGTCCAGGTGCCGTGCATCGAGCGCAACGGCCTCGGCGCCATCAAGGCCGTCGCGGCCGCGTCCCTGGCGCTGCGCGGGGACGGCAGCCACATCATGCCGCTCGACAACTGCATCGAGGCGATGAAGCAGACCGGGCGCGACATGAGCGTCCGCTACAAGGAAACGTCGACCGGCGGGCTCGCCGTCAATCTTCCGGAATGCTGA
- a CDS encoding SDR family NAD(P)-dependent oxidoreductase, with the protein MARMLDKVALVIGGAKGIGLAVAERLAIEGASVVLTGRRADEVEAAAAQIGYGARGLVADAARQEDLHRVVATVRETHGRIDALVLNAGISEPATLRDGTPEHFDRHFAVNVRGAVFGLQAALGAMGRGGSVVLMGSIADAAGITPYGTYAATKAALRSYARTWTAELAPQGIRVNVVAPGPTDTAMMARVPEEGRAALIAPIPLGRMARPEEVAAATLFLLSDEASFVAGAELCVDGGMRQV; encoded by the coding sequence ATGGCTCGCATGTTGGACAAGGTTGCTCTCGTGATCGGCGGGGCGAAGGGCATCGGCCTCGCGGTCGCCGAGCGGCTGGCGATCGAGGGGGCGTCGGTCGTTCTCACCGGCCGGCGCGCCGACGAGGTCGAGGCAGCCGCTGCGCAGATCGGCTACGGAGCGCGGGGTCTCGTCGCGGACGCGGCCCGACAGGAGGATCTGCACCGGGTCGTGGCGACGGTGCGGGAGACGCATGGCCGGATCGACGCGCTGGTCCTCAACGCGGGTATCTCGGAGCCGGCGACCCTGCGCGACGGGACGCCCGAGCATTTCGACCGGCACTTCGCGGTCAACGTCCGTGGGGCTGTCTTCGGGTTGCAGGCGGCTCTGGGCGCGATGGGACGGGGCGGGTCCGTCGTGCTGATGGGGTCGATCGCCGACGCCGCAGGCATCACGCCCTACGGGACCTATGCCGCGACGAAGGCGGCGCTCCGGTCGTACGCGCGCACATGGACGGCGGAACTCGCTCCGCAGGGGATCCGCGTGAACGTGGTAGCCCCCGGCCCGACCGACACTGCCATGATGGCGCGGGTGCCGGAGGAGGGGCGCGCCGCGCTGATCGCGCCGATCCCGCTCGGCCGCATGGCGCGTCCGGAGGAGGTGGCGGCGGCCACGCTGTTCCTGCTGAGCGACGAGGCGAGCTTCGTCGCGGGGGCCGAACTGTGCGTCGATGGCGGGATGCGACAGGTCTAG
- a CDS encoding winged helix-turn-helix transcriptional regulator, protein MADDTDLDAASACALANMARVRPVLGKIADKWTILILTVLCPRPARFNAIKRRLDGITHKALADALKRLERNGLVTRTVLPTAPIGVEYAITPLGHSLRQPFEALCAWALDNGAAIDAANHAHDRIKTRP, encoded by the coding sequence ATGGCCGACGATACCGATCTCGATGCCGCGTCCGCATGCGCGCTCGCCAACATGGCGCGGGTCCGCCCGGTGTTGGGCAAGATCGCTGACAAGTGGACGATCCTGATCCTGACGGTGCTGTGCCCGCGGCCGGCACGGTTCAACGCGATCAAGCGGCGGCTCGACGGCATCACGCACAAGGCGCTGGCGGACGCGCTGAAGCGGCTGGAGCGCAACGGTCTGGTGACCCGGACCGTGCTGCCGACCGCCCCCATCGGCGTCGAGTATGCGATCACCCCGCTTGGCCATTCGCTGCGCCAGCCCTTCGAGGCGCTCTGCGCGTGGGCCCTCGACAACGGTGCGGCGATTGATGCGGCCAACCACGCGCATGACCGCATCAAAACGAGGCCTTGA
- a CDS encoding ABC transporter substrate-binding protein, producing the protein MLKKIALSCLALTMCSTLAAGEQSQMRKKVAIITNFSETDAAAHSLVKNFTDTLEMSTPRNIAFQHDYYWAGGNIDAAKSHAKRIVSSQPDAIFAATTPVVRALLQETKTIPIVFATVADPVGSGFVENLAAPGKNVSGFINSEGSIAGKWVQYLKELVPGMSCVSMMYNPNTAPYYKYYVSPFEETARSMNMISALSPVADEKAIETAIGALSSKKCGLVLMNDSFNFIHRPNDKLSLGEERRSGRRLQQGNHPR; encoded by the coding sequence ATGCTTAAAAAAATTGCCCTTTCGTGCCTGGCACTTACAATGTGCTCGACCCTCGCCGCCGGCGAGCAGAGTCAAATGCGGAAGAAAGTTGCGATCATCACAAATTTTTCGGAGACTGACGCCGCAGCTCATAGCCTCGTTAAGAACTTCACCGATACTTTGGAGATGAGCACGCCAAGAAATATCGCCTTCCAGCACGATTATTATTGGGCTGGCGGAAACATTGATGCCGCCAAATCTCACGCAAAGCGCATCGTATCAAGCCAGCCCGATGCGATCTTTGCTGCCACCACCCCCGTCGTCCGCGCCCTTTTACAGGAAACGAAGACGATACCGATCGTGTTCGCGACAGTGGCCGATCCAGTCGGCAGCGGATTCGTGGAGAATCTGGCCGCTCCAGGAAAGAACGTGAGCGGATTTATAAATTCAGAGGGTAGCATCGCCGGGAAATGGGTCCAATACCTCAAGGAATTGGTGCCAGGGATGTCGTGCGTTTCGATGATGTATAACCCCAATACCGCACCATACTATAAATACTACGTCTCGCCCTTCGAGGAGACAGCGAGATCAATGAATATGATATCGGCGCTGTCGCCCGTTGCCGACGAAAAAGCTATCGAGACTGCAATAGGCGCTTTGTCGAGCAAAAAATGTGGTCTCGTTCTCATGAACGACAGTTTCAATTTCATCCATCGTCCGAACGATAAGCTCAGTCTCGGAGAGGAACGGCGTTCCGGTCGCCGCCTACAACAAGGCAACCACCCAAGATGA
- a CDS encoding ABC transporter substrate binding protein, which yields MSSVSERNGVPVAAYNKATTQDEALVAYGPEEADAYKKAAGYVRKILDGAQVGKLPVQLNTHFYLSVNMQKAKKLGIQIPDSFLSRVDEEVE from the coding sequence ATAAGCTCAGTCTCGGAGAGGAACGGCGTTCCGGTCGCCGCCTACAACAAGGCAACCACCCAAGATGAAGCGCTCGTCGCTTATGGCCCTGAGGAAGCAGATGCTTACAAAAAAGCAGCGGGCTATGTCAGAAAGATATTAGACGGCGCTCAAGTTGGAAAACTGCCGGTTCAACTCAATACCCATTTCTATTTATCCGTAAATATGCAGAAAGCAAAAAAGCTCGGAATACAGATTCCGGACTCATTTCTGTCGCGCGTCGACGAAGAGGTTGAGTGA